The proteins below are encoded in one region of Campylobacter rectus:
- a CDS encoding HlyD family type I secretion periplasmic adaptor subunit yields the protein MILSDEKGTIRFGLLTIFILVGVFGGWAAFAPLKSGAVAVGKVSVINDKKVVQHLEGGVVDEIYVKDGYKVKEGDILLKMRNSKLQAELNASQTDYLQNSVLEARLIAQRDNEEQIKFSDELKKLKGFKRASEAQISIFNEQRKILSDEKEILNQRISQLYKQIDGLNAIISSRKLRVESLDEETKEWDRLYKEQLSDKIRLRDLKREKIAIDGEIASNTAEIARLNVQITETKSQMILRESAFKEDVLKQLESVTKSINTLRSKYIALNDQLARTEVRAPVSGTIVGMTAHTVGGVIRPGDPIMYIVPDSTEYIVEARMNLTDIDKVTIGLLSDVRFSAFELQQAHVVEGEVVYISADSLQDGNGHQFYEIKVKLTDKGVKELENNKFFLLPGMPAEVMVQTSNRTVLSYILNPFTNMFKRAFNED from the coding sequence ATGATATTGTCTGACGAAAAAGGAACGATAAGGTTTGGCTTACTAACCATTTTTATATTGGTCGGGGTTTTCGGCGGCTGGGCGGCTTTCGCTCCGCTTAAGAGCGGCGCCGTAGCGGTCGGAAAAGTAAGCGTAATAAACGATAAAAAGGTCGTGCAGCACCTAGAAGGCGGCGTCGTGGATGAAATTTACGTAAAAGACGGCTATAAGGTAAAAGAAGGAGACATACTTTTAAAGATGAGAAACTCCAAACTCCAAGCCGAGCTTAACGCTTCGCAAACCGATTACCTGCAAAACAGTGTTTTGGAAGCTAGGTTAATCGCGCAAAGAGATAATGAGGAGCAGATAAAATTTAGCGACGAGCTAAAGAAACTAAAAGGCTTTAAACGTGCTTCGGAAGCGCAAATAAGCATATTTAACGAGCAAAGAAAAATACTAAGCGATGAAAAAGAGATACTAAATCAACGCATATCTCAACTCTACAAGCAAATAGACGGGCTAAACGCCATAATATCTTCAAGGAAGCTAAGAGTGGAGTCGCTGGACGAAGAGACAAAAGAGTGGGATAGACTATATAAAGAGCAGCTAAGCGATAAGATAAGACTAAGGGACTTAAAGCGCGAAAAAATAGCCATCGACGGTGAGATAGCTTCTAATACGGCGGAGATCGCCAGGCTAAACGTCCAAATAACCGAAACGAAATCTCAAATGATCTTAAGGGAGAGCGCTTTTAAAGAGGATGTCCTAAAACAGCTTGAAAGCGTAACGAAGTCCATAAACACCCTCAGATCAAAATATATAGCCCTAAACGATCAGCTCGCTAGAACCGAGGTGAGAGCTCCCGTTAGCGGAACGATCGTGGGTATGACGGCTCATACGGTAGGAGGGGTCATCAGGCCCGGCGATCCGATAATGTATATCGTGCCCGACAGCACGGAATACATAGTAGAGGCGAGGATGAACTTGACCGATATAGATAAGGTCACGATAGGTCTGCTATCCGACGTTAGATTTAGCGCGTTTGAGCTACAGCAAGCCCATGTCGTAGAAGGAGAGGTCGTATATATCTCGGCCGACAGCTTGCAGGACGGTAACGGGCATCAATTTTACGAGATAAAGGTCAAGCTCACCGACAAAGGCGTAAAAGAGCTTGAGAATAACAAATTTTTCTTACTTCCGGGTATGCCTGCGGAGGTAATGGTGCAAACGTCAAACAGAACGGTTCTAAGCTATATCCTAAATCCGTTTACGAATATGTTTAAAAGGGCATTTAATGAAGATTAA
- a CDS encoding glycosyltransferase produces MGCVLVDLGFLSDIDTAKFEGFNEREIEFLINANKDVNTLNLRKKLGKFKCYIFEPTLYIGDQNEIKKLKRYFLKNTNSDFIVSYGEFEKFKIPESEPEKISDKKPNLAFFSPLPNEKTGVSLYSKELLDELGAYYEITVFVENAANVDAELKQIYDIKEAKAFLEDPHKFERIIYQMGGSHYHLYMYEILKKFEGVVVFHDFYMSQLIYTQDAYYHSIFYDELYYSHGYEALSFFKENGLEKTVLKYPANKALIDASLGVIAHSNEPQRIFDELCGGENGIFEVIPLLRKPAQILPKNECKNRLNLPADKLVICTFGYVGSTKLTLDIVRAFKQTLANAKNEAILVIVGDSTSMEYISLIKRYIKEHDLQERVKITGWTNDDSYKEYLNACDIAVQLRADSRGETSAAVLDCFNYALPVIVNKHGSMRDLSQDCVRFVEDKFSSQELSTAIDELCGDMFLREKIAKNAKDHLDKFHNPKFCAEKYFKFIEKIYAKKPLLREILPDFKESKSDIISLSKSIASLKPPLLKKNKIFVDITEIYVKDIKTGIQRVVRAQLLQLLQMRNLAYQIEPIYYDDLRSTYFCAKDFMRDLYGLKEWNAVNEATDMSEGDIFYGLDYMPIGAVNAYKNGVYQRLRAKGVKLFFVIYDLIPILYPQFVPSVSPGNHDRWAKAVISVADGLACISDAVVDDVKEYIAKNDLLIPPIIKSMKLGCDIKATAPSYGLDKASLEILDKIRSKPTFIMVGTLEPRKGHDAAIMAFETLWRKGLDINLVIAGKIGWMVDELYEKIKKHEENGKRLIYLNFVSDELLDEIYKNSSCLIAASRAEGFGLPLVEAAIHKIPIIARELNVFKEVSNGSATFFKDDDDLAGVIERWLGDFKEDKHIKSHLIELVSWRQSTEQAYQILTGEL; encoded by the coding sequence CTAAATTTGAAGGTTTTAACGAGCGCGAGATAGAGTTTTTGATAAACGCGAACAAAGACGTAAATACGCTAAATTTGAGAAAAAAACTCGGCAAATTTAAATGCTATATTTTTGAGCCGACCCTTTATATCGGCGATCAAAACGAGATAAAAAAGCTAAAGCGGTATTTTTTGAAAAATACCAATTCCGATTTTATCGTTTCTTATGGCGAATTTGAAAAATTTAAAATCCCCGAAAGCGAGCCCGAAAAGATAAGCGATAAAAAGCCGAACTTGGCCTTTTTTTCACCGCTACCGAACGAAAAAACCGGCGTTAGCTTGTATTCAAAAGAGCTCTTAGATGAGCTTGGCGCGTATTACGAGATAACCGTTTTTGTCGAAAACGCGGCAAATGTAGATGCCGAATTAAAGCAAATTTACGATATAAAAGAGGCGAAGGCTTTTTTGGAGGATCCGCATAAATTTGAGCGCATAATATATCAAATGGGCGGTTCGCACTATCATCTTTATATGTATGAGATTTTGAAAAAATTCGAAGGCGTCGTCGTTTTTCACGATTTTTATATGTCGCAGCTTATTTACACGCAGGACGCTTATTATCACTCCATATTTTACGACGAGCTTTACTATTCGCACGGATACGAAGCGCTTAGCTTTTTTAAAGAAAACGGACTTGAAAAAACGGTGCTAAAATATCCCGCAAACAAAGCCCTGATAGACGCGTCGCTGGGCGTTATCGCTCATTCAAACGAGCCTCAAAGGATATTTGACGAGCTTTGCGGAGGCGAAAACGGTATATTTGAAGTCATCCCGCTACTTAGAAAACCGGCTCAAATTTTGCCTAAAAACGAATGCAAAAATAGGCTAAATTTACCCGCAGATAAGCTTGTTATTTGCACGTTTGGCTACGTTGGCTCCACCAAGCTTACGCTTGATATCGTAAGGGCGTTTAAGCAGACCTTGGCAAATGCCAAAAACGAGGCGATTTTGGTCATAGTCGGCGACAGCACGAGTATGGAGTATATCTCGCTCATAAAGCGCTACATAAAAGAGCACGATCTGCAAGAGCGCGTAAAAATCACGGGTTGGACAAACGATGATAGCTACAAAGAGTATCTAAACGCTTGCGATATAGCCGTGCAGTTAAGGGCGGACTCCAGAGGCGAGACGTCGGCTGCGGTTTTGGACTGTTTTAACTACGCTTTGCCCGTTATCGTAAATAAGCACGGCTCTATGAGGGATTTGTCGCAAGATTGCGTGCGCTTTGTCGAGGATAAATTTAGCTCGCAAGAGCTCTCAACCGCTATAGACGAGCTTTGCGGCGATATGTTTTTAAGAGAAAAAATAGCCAAAAACGCTAAAGATCATCTGGATAAATTTCACAATCCTAAATTTTGCGCCGAGAAATATTTTAAATTTATAGAAAAAATTTACGCCAAAAAGCCGCTACTAAGAGAAATTTTGCCCGATTTTAAAGAATCCAAAAGCGATATCATCTCTCTTTCAAAATCCATAGCTTCGCTAAAACCGCCGCTTCTTAAAAAAAATAAAATTTTCGTCGATATAACCGAAATTTACGTAAAGGACATAAAAACAGGCATCCAGCGCGTAGTTAGAGCTCAACTTTTGCAGCTTTTGCAAATGCGAAATTTAGCCTACCAAATAGAGCCGATATATTACGACGATCTGCGCTCTACGTATTTTTGCGCTAAAGATTTTATGAGGGATCTATACGGACTAAAAGAGTGGAACGCCGTAAATGAAGCGACCGATATGAGCGAAGGGGATATATTTTACGGACTTGATTATATGCCTATCGGCGCGGTAAATGCATACAAAAACGGCGTTTATCAAAGGCTTCGCGCGAAGGGCGTCAAGCTGTTTTTTGTTATTTACGATCTTATCCCGATTTTGTATCCGCAGTTTGTGCCCTCCGTCTCTCCGGGCAATCACGATCGCTGGGCGAAAGCCGTTATAAGCGTAGCGGACGGTCTTGCATGCATATCGGATGCCGTCGTGGATGATGTAAAAGAGTATATCGCTAAAAATGATCTGCTAATTCCGCCAATCATAAAAAGTATGAAGCTTGGCTGCGATATAAAAGCAACCGCGCCAAGCTACGGGCTCGATAAAGCCTCGCTTGAAATTTTAGATAAAATTCGCTCCAAACCGACCTTTATAATGGTCGGAACGCTTGAGCCCAGAAAGGGTCACGATGCGGCTATAATGGCGTTCGAGACGCTATGGCGAAAGGGGCTTGATATAAATTTGGTCATCGCGGGCAAGATCGGCTGGATGGTCGATGAGCTTTACGAAAAGATAAAAAAACACGAGGAAAACGGCAAAAGGCTTATTTATCTAAATTTCGTCAGCGACGAGCTTTTGGATGAAATTTATAAAAACTCGAGCTGCCTTATCGCCGCAAGTAGAGCCGAGGGATTTGGCCTGCCGCTCGTTGAAGCCGCTATCCACAAGATCCCGATAATAGCACGCGAGCTTAACGTGTTTAAAGAGGTTTCAAACGGCTCGGCGACGTTTTTTAAGGATGACGATGATCTAGCGGGCGTTATAGAGAGGTGGCTCGGGGATTTTAAAGAGGACAAACACATCAAATCACACCTGATAGAGCTTGTGTCGTGGCGACAAAGCACCGAGCAGGCTTATCAAATTTTAACAGGAGAATTATAA
- the gmd gene encoding GDP-mannose 4,6-dehydratase, with the protein MKKALITGITGQDGAYLAKYLLELGYKVYGTCRRTASLNLWRLNELEVAQNENLQILEMDLTDPFNILSVVSEVRPDEIYNLAAQSFVGVSFKEPFHTANATGIGVLNLLEAVRIVDKNIKFYQASTSEMFGKVQAIPQSEDTPFYPRSPYGVAKLYGHFITVNYRESYEIFGSSGILFNHESPLRGLEFVTRKITNTAAKIALKKAEVLKLGNMDAKRDWGYAYEYVQGMHAILQHDRPDTFVLATGETTTVRDFVRLSFEALDIELKFEGEGQNEVARDKNGKILVRVDPQFYRPAEVDLLIGDASKAKKELGWQAKTGVKELCAMMVKADLKKIERGFEF; encoded by the coding sequence ATGAAAAAAGCGTTAATCACGGGCATTACAGGGCAAGACGGAGCCTATTTGGCGAAGTATCTGCTGGAGCTGGGCTATAAAGTTTACGGCACGTGCAGGCGAACGGCGAGCCTAAATTTGTGGCGTTTAAACGAGCTTGAAGTCGCGCAAAACGAAAATTTGCAAATTTTAGAGATGGATCTAACCGATCCTTTTAACATCCTAAGCGTCGTCTCCGAGGTTAGACCGGACGAAATCTATAACCTTGCCGCGCAAAGCTTTGTCGGAGTTAGCTTCAAAGAGCCTTTTCACACGGCAAACGCTACCGGCATAGGCGTGCTAAATTTACTCGAAGCCGTGCGCATCGTGGATAAAAATATCAAATTTTATCAAGCCAGCACCTCGGAGATGTTCGGCAAGGTGCAAGCTATCCCGCAGAGCGAGGATACGCCGTTTTATCCGCGCTCGCCTTATGGCGTAGCTAAGCTTTACGGGCATTTTATCACGGTAAATTACCGCGAGAGTTACGAAATTTTCGGCTCGAGCGGCATACTGTTTAACCACGAAAGTCCTTTGCGAGGCCTTGAGTTCGTTACGAGAAAAATCACAAACACCGCCGCAAAGATCGCGCTGAAAAAAGCCGAGGTTTTAAAGCTGGGAAATATGGACGCCAAGCGCGACTGGGGCTACGCCTACGAATACGTCCAAGGTATGCACGCGATCTTGCAGCACGATAGGCCCGATACCTTCGTGCTAGCTACGGGCGAAACGACGACGGTTCGCGACTTTGTGAGACTTAGCTTCGAGGCGCTTGATATCGAGCTGAAATTTGAAGGCGAGGGCCAAAATGAGGTCGCGCGCGATAAAAACGGCAAAATTTTAGTCCGCGTCGATCCGCAGTTTTATCGTCCCGCCGAGGTCGATCTGCTCATCGGTGATGCAAGTAAGGCTAAAAAAGAGCTTGGCTGGCAGGCGAAAACGGGCGTCAAAGAGCTTTGCGCTATGATGGTTAAGGCCGATCTTAAAAAAATAGAGCGCGGCTTTGAGTTCTAA
- a CDS encoding NAD-dependent epimerase/dehydratase family protein, translated as MSSKVFVTGAEGFSGRYLCAHLKNLGYEVFEATTQNCDICDIKSVKDAFKFDPDFVIHLAGISFAPSDAELIFKVNFAGSKNLLDALSEQRKKPKRVILASSASVYGAQEAGALSENLTPHPLSAYAKSKLQMENLAKDYDLDILITRPFNYTGAGQGVNFLIPKIVSHFKRNARVIELGNLTPKREYNNVLDVVKIYEKLLNLKTGERIFNIGSGKGHGIGEILDFMREISGRDIKVEQNPAFMRADEPEEITADTARLEANGLNLCKTHIKQTLKWMYENE; from the coding sequence TTGAGTTCTAAGGTTTTCGTAACGGGCGCGGAAGGCTTTAGCGGTAGGTATTTGTGCGCGCATCTAAAAAATTTAGGCTACGAAGTCTTTGAGGCTACGACGCAAAACTGCGATATCTGCGATATAAAAAGCGTAAAAGACGCCTTCAAATTTGATCCTGATTTCGTGATCCATCTGGCCGGTATTTCTTTTGCGCCAAGCGATGCTGAGCTTATTTTTAAGGTAAATTTTGCAGGCAGCAAAAACCTGCTCGATGCGCTTAGCGAGCAAAGAAAAAAGCCAAAAAGAGTGATTTTGGCAAGCTCGGCTTCGGTTTACGGTGCGCAAGAAGCAGGAGCCTTGTCCGAAAATTTGACGCCGCATCCACTATCTGCATATGCTAAAAGTAAATTGCAAATGGAAAATTTAGCAAAGGACTACGACCTTGATATCTTGATAACGCGCCCATTTAACTACACGGGAGCGGGGCAGGGTGTAAATTTTTTGATTCCTAAAATCGTATCGCATTTTAAGCGAAACGCTAGGGTCATAGAGCTTGGAAATTTAACCCCGAAGCGCGAATACAACAATGTTTTGGACGTGGTTAAAATTTACGAAAAGCTTTTAAATTTAAAAACCGGCGAAAGGATTTTTAATATCGGCTCGGGTAAAGGGCACGGCATAGGCGAAATTTTAGATTTTATGAGAGAAATTTCGGGGCGCGATATAAAAGTCGAGCAAAATCCCGCGTTTATGCGAGCGGACGAGCCCGAGGAAATAACGGCCGATACCGCGAGGCTTGAAGCAAACGGGCTAAATTTGTGCAAAACGCACATCAAACAAACGCTAAAATGGATGTATGAAAACGAGTAA
- a CDS encoding TolC family protein, producing MKIKILSLLAAPILLSAQSASLSEAYNMALGNDEEYKYYMYNSLAGEQRYNQTLSQLLPTINGDISYHGDKYKRQNKNSNESYTSYGVTVRQSIFQPSLYYQRQQEKLRMQGGQIELEHSRQDLAKKVTRAYFELAYANANLKLALSYQDANKAKFEQMERSLSLGLTNKIDMLESKVRYDESMLSVSKAQRNIDIAKMSLFKLVGQDIDTMDYFENINIDFFKNLDLKKYSDIEQNLDYKQSTLLTKIAEKEHIKRKSEHLPTIDFSIGYSNNSYKDTKAFGDKKRRVETNIRLNIPIFSSWYTSYRVEEGMFLRQASISRQNEVRKNVDIAQRQAAIDFQNYIQEYDINVRSLEHANVYERSIERGYEEGLKNLVDLLDARARVHKIRNELIASARNVVLAYLELESLINDINTQSMNKLESAFN from the coding sequence ATGAAGATTAAAATTTTATCTTTACTCGCTGCGCCGATACTTTTATCCGCGCAGTCCGCGAGCTTGTCCGAAGCGTATAATATGGCTCTAGGAAACGACGAAGAGTATAAGTACTATATGTATAACAGTTTGGCCGGAGAACAAAGGTATAATCAGACCTTGTCCCAACTGTTGCCTACTATAAACGGCGATATATCTTATCACGGCGATAAATACAAAAGACAAAATAAAAACTCGAACGAAAGCTACACGAGCTACGGCGTTACGGTAAGGCAGTCGATATTTCAGCCGTCCTTATACTACCAAAGACAACAAGAGAAACTAAGGATGCAAGGAGGTCAAATCGAGCTCGAGCACAGCAGGCAAGACCTCGCTAAAAAAGTAACCAGGGCGTATTTCGAGCTGGCTTACGCGAATGCGAATTTAAAGCTGGCGTTAAGCTATCAAGATGCAAATAAGGCTAAATTCGAGCAAATGGAGCGCTCGCTCTCGCTAGGGCTTACAAATAAAATAGATATGCTCGAATCAAAGGTAAGATACGACGAGTCGATGCTAAGCGTAAGCAAAGCCCAAAGAAATATAGACATAGCCAAGATGTCGCTTTTTAAATTAGTCGGACAAGATATCGACACGATGGATTATTTCGAGAATATAAATATTGATTTTTTCAAAAATCTCGATCTTAAAAAATACAGCGATATAGAGCAAAATTTGGACTACAAGCAAAGCACGCTACTAACGAAAATAGCCGAAAAAGAGCACATTAAACGCAAAAGCGAGCATCTGCCGACCATTGATTTTTCAATAGGCTACTCAAATAACAGCTACAAGGACACTAAGGCTTTCGGCGATAAAAAACGCAGGGTCGAGACGAATATCCGCCTAAATATACCGATATTTTCGAGCTGGTACACGAGCTATCGGGTAGAAGAAGGTATGTTTTTAAGACAAGCTAGCATATCCAGACAAAACGAAGTCAGAAAAAACGTCGATATCGCTCAACGACAAGCAGCCATCGACTTTCAAAACTACATCCAAGAATACGACATAAACGTAAGATCGCTCGAGCACGCAAACGTCTATGAGCGCTCGATAGAGCGAGGATACGAAGAGGGGCTCAAAAACCTGGTCGATCTGCTTGACGCCAGAGCCAGGGTGCACAAGATAAGAAACGAGCTCATAGCTTCGGCCAGAAACGTGGTTTTGGCCTATCTTGAGCTTGAGAGCCTGATAAACGACATAAACACGCAAAGTATGAACAAGCTTGAGAGCGCGTTTAACTAA
- a CDS encoding glycosyltransferase family 4 protein yields the protein MKTSKIKNCAPKKEGRAKILIDAKPLISQLTGIGRYAYEIVKRLDKDKFDPFYDYGFVSKELIFKGYEQKTSPLGAFKKVLLKSVKRFLSTLPLGVKTRFRLFLKKLNERNFKGMKFDLYFQPNFIPLDIEARCVVVCVHDFTFIKFSEFHPKDRIEFFEKTFMQNIKKATHIVTGSNFTKNEIVEILGFDESKISVIYHGYDDKVFYPKDDAQKAAVKAKLNLTKEFILFAGSIEPRKNLATLIKAYNLLPSDLQDKFDLVIVGAKGWENSQIHELINQNENIKFAGFVTDEELAALYSSASVFSYPSVYEGFGIPPLEAMACGCAVVLSDIEVFREIYGEDAVYFDALNEASLKEKLQILLTDKKMRENFARLGLRRCKDFSWAKSAKAHNELFLKLIS from the coding sequence ATGAAAACGAGTAAAATTAAAAACTGCGCGCCAAAAAAAGAGGGCAGAGCTAAAATTTTAATCGACGCAAAGCCGCTCATTTCGCAGCTCACGGGCATCGGCAGATACGCTTACGAGATCGTAAAAAGGCTGGATAAGGATAAATTTGATCCATTTTATGACTACGGATTTGTTTCAAAGGAGCTGATTTTTAAGGGCTACGAGCAAAAAACTTCCCCTCTTGGCGCGTTTAAGAAAGTTTTATTAAAAAGCGTAAAGCGTTTTTTATCGACATTGCCCTTAGGCGTGAAGACGCGTTTTAGACTATTTTTAAAAAAGCTAAACGAGCGAAATTTTAAAGGGATGAAATTCGACCTTTATTTTCAGCCCAATTTCATCCCGCTTGATATCGAGGCGAGGTGCGTCGTGGTCTGCGTGCATGATTTTACTTTTATCAAATTTAGCGAATTTCATCCGAAAGATCGCATAGAGTTTTTTGAAAAAACCTTTATGCAAAATATTAAAAAAGCCACGCATATCGTCACGGGCTCAAATTTTACCAAAAACGAGATCGTGGAAATTCTAGGCTTTGACGAGAGTAAGATCAGCGTGATATACCACGGCTACGACGATAAAGTTTTTTATCCCAAGGACGACGCGCAAAAAGCGGCCGTAAAGGCTAAACTAAATTTGACGAAAGAATTTATACTTTTTGCGGGTTCTATCGAGCCTAGGAAAAATCTCGCTACGCTTATCAAGGCTTATAATCTGCTGCCAAGCGATTTGCAGGATAAATTCGACCTGGTTATCGTCGGCGCGAAAGGCTGGGAAAACTCGCAAATCCACGAGCTCATAAATCAAAACGAAAATATCAAATTTGCGGGTTTTGTCACGGACGAGGAGCTGGCGGCTCTTTATAGTTCGGCTAGCGTTTTTTCGTATCCGTCCGTTTATGAGGGCTTTGGCATCCCGCCGCTTGAGGCGATGGCCTGCGGATGCGCGGTAGTGCTATCAGATATCGAAGTTTTTAGAGAAATTTACGGCGAAGATGCTGTTTATTTTGATGCTTTAAACGAAGCGAGCCTAAAAGAAAAGCTTCAAATTTTACTTACCGATAAAAAGATGCGGGAAAATTTTGCGAGACTGGGACTTCGCCGCTGCAAAGATTTTTCTTGGGCGAAGTCCGCAAAAGCTCATAACGAGCTATTTTTAAAGCTGATTAGTTAA